ATCCGGTGTGTCCGGGATTCGGATCAGGTTGTGTATCTTTACCGGTTCCGGCGTCATTGACGGTTCCTGGAGAGTTATTGACGGGGGAGCGATGTTGATGAGGGGGGGCGGTGCTGCAGAAGGGACCTCCGGAGCCGGTGAAGATGTGCCTGAACGCTGGATTAAAAAGTTCACGAAGTCTTCGACCTCGCGCCGTTGTTCGGGTGAAAGCCGGTCCAGTTTGCTCTCGAGCGATTCCATATGTCCTTTTTGTCCTCCTTGTAGTGATCAATATCTCGTTTTTGGTATTAAGGAAAACCGGTCGGGAGCAGGAGCATCAGGCCCATGTGTGCTGGTACCCCCGCTTCTCCAGCACCTGCCCGTCGCAGAGCACGCGGCAGTCTGAGGTCACCTCGCCGATAACAGTATACCCGACCCCGGCAACAGGGTGCTTTCCTCTGGGGCAGGTGAATATCAGTTCGTAGTCGCCGCCACCATGGAGCGCGAGCTCCCGTGCCTGTGCTTCCGGTATTCCGGCAGGGAGCGGCAACTCTGCCGATTCGATCCGAAATCCGCAGTTGTTGGCATCGGCAAGGTCGTACAACGAGAGCGCAATCCCATCGCTCACATCCATCATCGCTGACACACCCGCACACCCGAGTGCCTGCCCTTCGGCGACACGGGGCTGCGGTTCAAACAGGGCTTTCCTGTGTTGCGGGTACCCCTCAAGAAATGCCTGCGCCTGCCCGCAGGTGCCGGTAACACATACGAGGTCTCCGGTTTTAGCACCAGTGCGCCGTACAAGGTGTTCGTTTCCGACAAAGCCCAGCCCCGTGCTGACAATGGTGAGTTCGCAGTGCCGGTCGATGTCTCCGCCGATGATCTCAGCCCCGTATTTTGTACAGCAGTCCTGCGCACCCTGCATGACGCCGGCAAGCTGCTCCCACCGGTCAAGCCCGACAGCAAGAAGCACGTAGCGGGGGGCTGCCCCCATGCCCGCGATATCCGACAGGGTGACAGCGGCGCTCATCCACCCGATCTGCCAGTCGGTCATTCCGCCAACAAAATCGGTCGTGGCATGGAGCATGTCTGTTGTCACCACCATCACCTGGTCGCCAAACGGCAGTATCGCACAATCGTCGAGGCAGCGGTCCCGCCCTACAATCCCCATCACGGTTTTCAACAGCGTCCGGTCATCCACCCTTGCGCACCTCCTTACCCCGTTCGCTCTTGTACTCCTTGAAGATGTGCTCGACCATTGCTGATTTCTTCGCCCGTTCACGCAGCTCCTGTTCCTCACGCCACCGGTCGAGCGCGGCATCGAGTGCCTCTTTTGGCACGCGGCCGATCTTTCCTTTCACCTGTGCGTGGGTCTCCGTACCGGAGAGGAGCGGGACTCCGGACTCCCTGAATGAGGGGAGCATCTGCGGGTCGCATGCCGCAAGAGAGGGGGCGGATACAATGACTGCAGTAACCCCGGCATCAGCAAGGTCCTTGACCACGCTCCTGCCCCACCCGTCGGTGCGGGTGACATAGATCACATCCCCTTCTTCAATCCCTGCCTCCCCGGCGAGCTGGAAGAGCCCGTCTTTTGTCAGCGCATCCAGCACCTTGACAGGGACGGCTTCTCCTTCCAGGGTAATTTCCTCTGACTCTTTTTTTCGCCCGAGCCTTTTTTTAAGGGATCTGTTGTGCCGTTCCTCTTTCCTGAGGCGTTTTTTGAGGCTCTGGATAATTGTATCCCGCTGGACAATACCGGTATCCCTTGCAAGCTCTGTGTCCCGGGCGGTGTGGACACGGCGCAACCTTGACTGGAGGCGCTGGATCTCGTAATTGCGTTCCTTGATCTCTTCCTGCAGCTCGGCAACATAAGTGCGAAGTCGTTTTACCATCCCGTCAAGCACCCGCACCCTTTCGTCATGTTTCCCATCGACTGTAACCACGGGTCCGGTAGCAGATACGGGCGCTTCCACTTTGACCTTGAGGTCCCCGAGCACCTGCTCCAGCGCCTGCCCGCGGATCACCCGCGCCCGCACCTCGTCAAGGTCATGACCGGGCGGCACCCGCTTTGCAAGGTTCTGGAACTTGTTTCGGTACTGCCGGTACGCGTCGAGCGCAGCCGAGAGCGCGTCACGCTCATGGTCGTTTGCGTACTGGAATGCAGAGGTCAGGTCTATCTTTGATTCCACGCTCATATCCTGCCGGGGGGAATGCGCGATTGCGGAGAACGCCCGCCGGATCTTTTCCACCGAAAACGGCATCTCCTGTACATCCGAGGCAATGATCAACGGTTTTCCAACCTTGTATAGCGATTCAACCACATCGGACATGTTCATCTGCCGGGAGCTGGCAAGATGGAGCAGGTTGCCGTCAAGGTCAATTGCAGCAACAGCGGTGGTCGTACCAGGGTCAATCCCCACGATAAGGTACCGGGGCTTCCCGGTGAGCGGGCGGAACCTTATCCTGTCTAGCCGTTTGCCGCTGATCCGAACCTGAACATCGGCGCCGCGGTACGTGGACACGGGGATCTGGTCCCGCACGGAAAATACCCGGAATGCGACACGGCTGCACCCGCCGAACGCCCGGGTCTCCTTCTTCTCGTACCTCAAGCCGGATGCGATCAGGATCTGTTCGATCTCCCGGCCTTTGCGCTGCACTCCGCCATGGATCTTCCTAACATACCGGTTCTGGCTCCATCCGCCCTTGCCCGGGGAGCGGTGCCGGCTTACCACGACCTCGGTCTCGTTCTCAAATGCTATAACCTCGGCACCGGCTCCAAGGGATGCGACCTGGGCCGAGGTCCGTGCCTCCGCGAAGGGATCAAACCGGTCGAAGCTGATGTTGTAACGGGCTGCAACTTTTCCGAGCGTCTCCTTGCGTTCGCCGCCTGTTACCTGAACAAGGCGTGTCTGCGGGGGGAGGTGCTGGAGAAAAAAGAAGAGTTCGTGCTGGTCAGCTGCAATCTCCTGCAGGCTGTCCACAGCAAGGATATCGGGCTGTTCAGCCGAGAGCAGGCGGAAGAGCCGGAACATCGAGACTTCGCTTTCGCTCGCTATCAGCTGCCCCTCCATGCGGACAAGGGCGTACATGGGGCGGCGGGACTTTGACCGTACTGAGCCTTTGATGATGTCGATTCCAAAGACCTTCAACCGGTCACGCATTCTAACGTGTCCTCCGGGCTGGATGCGACCTTGTATTTTCTTTTGAAATATGCCAGGATGTTCCCGATATCCCTCTGCAACACCTGCTGCGCATTCGGGTGGCCGGATTCCACCCACTGGGGCCAGTCGATGATGATGCACCGCCCATCCTCGACCATGATATTGAACTCTGAGAGGTCTGCATGGATGATCCCCGCCCTGTAGGCCGAGCGGACGTTAGTTAAGATCTCGTCAAGCATCTTTTTGGGGTCATCGAGCCGGCACCGGTTCAGGTTGGGCCCGGCAACAAGCGACATAACCACCGCATGCCTGTTCCTGTCCACAGGCACGGGCACGCTCACTTTCGGGTGCAGGGCACAAAGGGCCGCATACTCCCGTTCAGCAGACCGGCTGGACGCGAAGATCCACGGGAAGTGCCCGCCGTCCGGCATGTACTCGCGGTTGGTCCGGGCTGACGCAAACGACCGCTGCCCGACCCGGTGGAACTTGATTGCAACCGGGCAGAGCCCGATCGCCTCGTGCACAACCGACTCCTTCCCCTCGCCGATCAGGGAACCGAGCGCCGAGATCGTCCCTTTCTTGGTGAGCGCGTGCAGGGCAAGCGTGTCATATCCCCCGGATACGAGCGCGTACCCGTCATACGGTACCGGGTTGAAACGTACCATCCCCCAGCCGATAAGCCGCCGGAGCCGGTAGTCCGTCTCCGATTCCGACAGACCGATCGAGGTTTTGATCTGCTCCAGAGGCACCCACGAGTACCGCTTCATCCAGCGTTCGATGATGGAAAGGATGCGAAGTTCGTACTTGTGCAGGGAGCGGATATGCTCGGCGGAAACGGGCATGTCAACACATTGGTTATGTGGCGGACTATAAAATGCTCTTTGAGGTTTGCATTTGTACCGTTGAACACAAATTTAAACATCTTTAATCATCCAGTTTTTATCGGACAAACGATGCGGTGCGACAAATGCAGGCGCGGGGCGATCATACTACAGCGGTATTCGGGGTTGCACCTCTGTGAAGACCATTTTATCGCCGACTTTGAGGCAAAGGCAAAACGCGCCATCCGCACCCACCACTGGATGAAGAGCGGCGACCATATCGCGGTGGCGCTCTCCGGGGGAAAAGACAGCAGCTCCCTGCTCTATTTTTTAAAAAAACTGACCGCACAGCGCCGTGATATCACCCTGTCGGCGATCACGGTTGATGAAGGCATCGGGGGATACCGTGACCCTTCCCGGGCAGTACACATCGCCGGATCGCTGGGAACCGACTGCATGACCGCGACATTCCGGGACGAGTACGGTGTCACGGTCGACGAGATCGTGGCAAAAAAGGGTGACGCCTGCTCCTGCTCGTACTGCGGAGTGCTCAGGCGCTCGCTGATTAACCGGATCGCACGGGAGCAAGGCGTGACAAAACTCGCGCTGGGGTTCAACCTCGATGATGAGGCACAGTCGGTGCTCATGAACGTGCTGCGGGGGGACATCGGCCGGCTGCTCCGCCCGCAGCGGGAAGTCGCGGGCATGGTGCCGCGGATCCGCCCGTTCATATACATTCCGGAACGCGAGGTCGCGCTCTACGCCCACCTGCACGTGAAGGGATTTGAACGGGGGCGCTGCCCCTATGCCCACAACGCCCTGCGTGCGGATGTGCGGGCGATGCTCAACGACTATGCGTTCCGGCACCCGTCCACGAAATATTCACTGGTGAACGGCGGCGAACGCCTTGCTGAAGCCAGGGTAGCGGTGAGCGAAGAGATCCGGACCTGTGAACAGTGCGGAGAGCCCTGCGGCATCACGTGCCGGAGCTGCCAGATCATAAGGGAGGTACTCGGTAGTGCCACATAAACGGGGCGCACTCTGGAGACTGCTCCGCGGCTCGCCCGGAGCCCAGATCGGCCTCTATTTCCTCGCGTTCGCGATGCTGATCGGGTTGTACACATCCATATTCCATTCCCTGTACCCGGTGCTTGAGAACAAACCGATCAACTGGATAACAGCCCTGCTCTTTGTTGTGGAATCCATGACAACTGTCGGGTACGGGGATCTGTTGCCATTCACCAACGACCTCACTGCCCTGCTTGCCATCCAGATTATGATCTCGGGAGTCATCATGATCTTCATCGTCGTCCCGCTCCTCCTTGCCCCGTTCCTCACAACGTTACTGGCACCTACCCCGCCCCGCAGGACACCCCATGCCCTCAAAGGGCACATCGTGGTCATCGGGTATGATGAACTCACCCGCTCGCTCATTGAGAGCCTGACAATTTCGGATCATGACATCGTCATCATTGAGCAGGACAAGACAGAAGCACTCGGGATCGCTGCCCAGTTCCGCAGACGGGCCTTCGTCATCTGGGGCGATTACACGGATATGGCGACATGGTCGGCGGCGCATATCGCCAATGCAGCGTTTATTGTCATCTGCAAGGATGAACGGGATACGGCAAACATCGTCCTTGGCATACGCGAGATGGCCCGCGGGAAGATTGTTGCCGTCGTCGACAAGCTCTCATTTGACCGGTACCTCCGGTACGCGGGTGCGGAGTATGTGCTCTCCCCCAAACACGCAACCGGCAGGATACTTGCCCGGCATGCCGTTCTCAACCCAAGCGGCGACACCGCACCCGAGATCCCCGGACTCGAACGGTTGAGTATCAACCTTGCCGACCACCGGGAGCGCGAACTCCTGCTGATCAACATACCAGTAGTCACCGGGTGCAGGGCGGCAGGAAAGACCATCGCGGAACTGGAACTTTTTGAACGCTTTGGCGTCCTCGTCCTCTTTCTCTGGAAAAGCGGGACATTCAAACCTTTACCGGATGGTTCGGACATCATTGACAACACCACCTCGCTCTTCCTTTTCGGCAGGGCAGACGGGATCGCTGCAGCGATCATGGGGGAATTTGACAGCGACTGGCGCACGGAGGCACTCGCTGTCATCGCGGGTTTTGGCGATGTGGGGGCTGCCGCATACCAGGAACTCAGGTCTGCCGGGATCTCGTGCATGGTTGTCGACGCCAAAGGGCATGGCGTCGACCAGGTTCTCGGGAATGCCGAAGATGAAGAGGTGCTAAAACAGGCAAAGATTGCGGAAGCACAGTTCTGTATTGTTGCTGTCAACGATGATGATGTGAACATCTTTACCACCCTCATGGCACGCAACCTGAACCCGACGATACGAATTCTTGCAAGGGCCAACGAGCAGGTATCGGTCGATAAACTGTACCGTGCCGGTGCAGATTATGT
Above is a genomic segment from Methanoregula sp. containing:
- the thiL gene encoding thiamine-phosphate kinase, with translation MDDRTLLKTVMGIVGRDRCLDDCAILPFGDQVMVVTTDMLHATTDFVGGMTDWQIGWMSAAVTLSDIAGMGAAPRYVLLAVGLDRWEQLAGVMQGAQDCCTKYGAEIIGGDIDRHCELTIVSTGLGFVGNEHLVRRTGAKTGDLVCVTGTCGQAQAFLEGYPQHRKALFEPQPRVAEGQALGCAGVSAMMDVSDGIALSLYDLADANNCGFRIESAELPLPAGIPEAQARELALHGGGDYELIFTCPRGKHPVAGVGYTVIGEVTSDCRVLCDGQVLEKRGYQHTWA
- a CDS encoding DUF460 domain-containing protein, with product MRDRLKVFGIDIIKGSVRSKSRRPMYALVRMEGQLIASESEVSMFRLFRLLSAEQPDILAVDSLQEIAADQHELFFFLQHLPPQTRLVQVTGGERKETLGKVAARYNISFDRFDPFAEARTSAQVASLGAGAEVIAFENETEVVVSRHRSPGKGGWSQNRYVRKIHGGVQRKGREIEQILIASGLRYEKKETRAFGGCSRVAFRVFSVRDQIPVSTYRGADVQVRISGKRLDRIRFRPLTGKPRYLIVGIDPGTTTAVAAIDLDGNLLHLASSRQMNMSDVVESLYKVGKPLIIASDVQEMPFSVEKIRRAFSAIAHSPRQDMSVESKIDLTSAFQYANDHERDALSAALDAYRQYRNKFQNLAKRVPPGHDLDEVRARVIRGQALEQVLGDLKVKVEAPVSATGPVVTVDGKHDERVRVLDGMVKRLRTYVAELQEEIKERNYEIQRLQSRLRRVHTARDTELARDTGIVQRDTIIQSLKKRLRKEERHNRSLKKRLGRKKESEEITLEGEAVPVKVLDALTKDGLFQLAGEAGIEEGDVIYVTRTDGWGRSVVKDLADAGVTAVIVSAPSLAACDPQMLPSFRESGVPLLSGTETHAQVKGKIGRVPKEALDAALDRWREEQELRERAKKSAMVEHIFKEYKSERGKEVRKGG
- a CDS encoding serine/threonine protein phosphatase, which translates into the protein MPVSAEHIRSLHKYELRILSIIERWMKRYSWVPLEQIKTSIGLSESETDYRLRRLIGWGMVRFNPVPYDGYALVSGGYDTLALHALTKKGTISALGSLIGEGKESVVHEAIGLCPVAIKFHRVGQRSFASARTNREYMPDGGHFPWIFASSRSAEREYAALCALHPKVSVPVPVDRNRHAVVMSLVAGPNLNRCRLDDPKKMLDEILTNVRSAYRAGIIHADLSEFNIMVEDGRCIIIDWPQWVESGHPNAQQVLQRDIGNILAYFKRKYKVASSPEDTLECVTG
- a CDS encoding TIGR00269 family protein is translated as MRCDKCRRGAIILQRYSGLHLCEDHFIADFEAKAKRAIRTHHWMKSGDHIAVALSGGKDSSSLLYFLKKLTAQRRDITLSAITVDEGIGGYRDPSRAVHIAGSLGTDCMTATFRDEYGVTVDEIVAKKGDACSCSYCGVLRRSLINRIAREQGVTKLALGFNLDDEAQSVLMNVLRGDIGRLLRPQREVAGMVPRIRPFIYIPEREVALYAHLHVKGFERGRCPYAHNALRADVRAMLNDYAFRHPSTKYSLVNGGERLAEARVAVSEEIRTCEQCGEPCGITCRSCQIIREVLGSAT
- a CDS encoding NAD-binding protein; the protein is MPHKRGALWRLLRGSPGAQIGLYFLAFAMLIGLYTSIFHSLYPVLENKPINWITALLFVVESMTTVGYGDLLPFTNDLTALLAIQIMISGVIMIFIVVPLLLAPFLTTLLAPTPPRRTPHALKGHIVVIGYDELTRSLIESLTISDHDIVIIEQDKTEALGIAAQFRRRAFVIWGDYTDMATWSAAHIANAAFIVICKDERDTANIVLGIREMARGKIVAVVDKLSFDRYLRYAGAEYVLSPKHATGRILARHAVLNPSGDTAPEIPGLERLSINLADHRERELLLINIPVVTGCRAAGKTIAELELFERFGVLVLFLWKSGTFKPLPDGSDIIDNTTSLFLFGRADGIAAAIMGEFDSDWRTEALAVIAGFGDVGAAAYQELRSAGISCMVVDAKGHGVDQVLGNAEDEEVLKQAKIAEAQFCIVAVNDDDVNIFTTLMARNLNPTIRILARANEQVSVDKLYRAGADYVAILPTIGGQIIGRILLSDTVTILLDLPNGEKVVMKHVMTPSLPTVGWVKHKSGVRIIGIESADRSVVAPQDGEPLREGDAVIAIGETEQLKRLIHFVKGE